The Ficedula albicollis isolate OC2 chromosome 1, FicAlb1.5, whole genome shotgun sequence nucleotide sequence TAGTGATATTGTGACAGGATGGAATACTGGCTCATaccatttctctctcttttaaaagctgtagtgttgcattttggtttgtttaaaattaaaaaaaaagcaaaatgaaacccaaaccaaatctGAACTTGTCAGGCATTGAACAAAGGTCTGGGGGTATGGCAATATTTTGACTGGTCAAGTGTTCGGTTTGCAAAACTAATTTGAGAacaaacttcaaaataaattatgcgGTATATCCTGTAGTTTTAAGGCATAATACACGTGGTTAAATATCCTACTTAATGGTATCAGCCATTTTTATGCTTAAGGATAATGCTGCTTTGTTATCTCAGATCAGTGCTGCTGTTCATCACTGAAATATTGTTCCTTGACTGCTGAAGAATTACAAATTTAGTAAGTATGAATACAAAATTTGACTTGCTTATTTCCTAAATTTCCTAATACATGGCTAGAGTTAACTTCCATGCTTCAGTGTAATAGCCAGAAAGGACTCCACAAGAAAAAGCTGACAGTCATTTTCCAATGTagctccctcctttcctccctctttcccttccctcccttcctatccctttttttaaaccttttttccATGAAGCATCTAGCTTTTGTGTTCAACAGCAGCTCACCTTCAGAACAAGCTACAAAGGCAGTAGTAGTATTTGTTTGTGGTCTTGATAGTTAACAACCGCAGCAAAGTAGAATGTAAGAACCCTCTAAATAGTGAAGCATGAAACATCCAATCTGATTTAgtttaaaatatacattaattAGTATGTccatataatttatatatattccTCTATTATAActtgttttcttcaaaatagaagaaatgTTAAACTTAACATGAacttttgtgcctttttttcttttacagtacTATACAAGTGCCACCTCATTTTATATGGgttccttcccctcattctccATCTCTCTCTAAAAAGACTTTCTTCAAATCTAATTCTATTTCCCCCACTATACTTTCTGCTAAAAAAGGCCCCACAATTAGACCACTGATCGCACCAGTCacagaacattatttttctggaaCTCTTTCCATATCTCCCTTTACAAACCTTATCTCTGAAAATTCTATGTCTTTGACCAGTGTTACCACTACACGTTCCTCTTCTGAGTCTCTTGCTCAACCTACCATGCCaactttttcttccaaaacttcCAATGAATCCATCACTGTTCCCATACCTGCCACAAAATCTGTCACTAATACTGCTTTCTCAATTAAATCTGATGCTGCACACCTTAACAAGACTTTTACACTACCCTCTCCTTCGGTAGGTTTCACTAAACATCCTTCACTTTCTTCTTCTGAACCTCACAAACTTCCAATTGTAAATGGCCATCTTGAGGCTATCACCACATCTGTTGCACAAATTCCCCCTGCTACAAGCAAATCTATATCTGGTCACAAAAATGTTAGTACAGTACCTATTGATCCCCTTACTCCTTTCACCCCTACTATTAGTCCTGTCAACCATTCTGTCTCAGCTTCTCGTCCTCATTCTACTGCTGATGGCCATGGGACCCCAGGTAAATATGACaagtaaataattatttttgtttgaatgcCATAtactggattttcttttaaacttcattGAACAATGTTATATATATGAGAGGTGACCTTAcaattattattaattacttTGGATGGGAGTGTTGGTCTGCTGGAGGGTAAGAAGGCTCTACAGAGGGATCTagacaggctggattgatgagCCAAGGCCAACTGTATGAGAGGCTTAACAAGGCCACGTGCTTGGGTCCTGCGCTTTGGTCACAGCAAGCCTAGTCCAGGCTTGGGAATAGCGTCTGAAAGCTGCCCAAAGGAAAAGGACCTGGTAGTGCTGGCTGACAGTGGCTGAATATGAGCaagggtgtgcccaggtggccgAGAaagccaatggcatcctggcctgtgtcagcaatagtgtggccaccaggaccagggcagggattgtcccctgtactcagcactgctgaggccactcTTCACACCTCATGTCCATTTCTGGACCCCTCGCTACAAGAAaaacactgaggtgctggagagagtccagagaagggcaacagagctggggaagggtctggaggagtctcagaggtgaccttatcactctgtACAACTCCCTGGAAGGAgattgtagccaggtggggatcagcctcttctcccaggcaaccagtgacAGAATAGGAGTAAATGGCcacaagctgtgccagggaggttGCTGGGcaccaggaagaatttcttctctgaaggGGTAgttaagcattggaatgggctgcccagggatgtggtggagtcaccatctctgaaGATGTTCAGGGAAcaactggacatggcactcagtgctctggtctaGTTTACAAGGTGATGTTTACtcaaaggctggacttgatcttaaaagtcttttccaagctaaatgattctgtgattctattctGTGTGAAAACCCTGAGACAGCTTTCACTTGGTGTGCACATATTTTGATACACATTCTGATGCCTTTGGGCATGGTGAGTGATACCTCACCCTACACCATTGTTAGTAACTCTCATAGGAAGGTACAATGCTCAATTCCTATTAGAACACATGTcttttggacagaaaaaaattaagttagaGAGCaaggtagatttttttaaactaaccTAATATTTAAAGTACTGCACAGTAATCTTGGGTCATccttaaaatattgttattgTCTAGGAATATACTTAGTGGCTATGTATTTTCTTATGAAAACTGTACACATCTTTACAAGCTTCTTTTCAAATTTCTGACACTGTCTTGATTTTACTCTACATTCAGTTGTTCAGTGgctaaaaattcaaaataataggttatttaatatattaatggTCTGATGTGTGGAACTTTGAAATCAATAAAGCACGAAATTAATGTTGGCAGTTTGAAAACTTGCTTtatgttttcatatttaaattattgctCTCTGCAAAGTAGCTGATAGGGAGGAATTGCATAACTTGTCAAGAAACCTTATGAGTAGTGATACTAGTTTTTAATCAAGGgaactgtttaatttttctgcttctccaacCTTATGTCATTTACTGAACACAATGTTTAACTTTTCATTTGTCACAGGAAAAACCCTTTCGGCTACCACAAATATAACTTCTGTACACACCACCATGAGTGTCGCCACAGCTGAGCAAATCGTGTCCAAAATAGAAAATGATATAGCAGCTGGAAAAATAGAGCCAAAAGATGTAGAAAGGATGGTTAGTGAGGTGAGCAGTATCCTCGCCGCTTCTCAGCCATTACCACCACGAATTTCTAACAGGTAGGTCATTGTGGCAATAGATTAGAGGAGTGTTGTATTTACTGTCTTGATAAATTGGCTTCAGcaagtttcattttttcataATCATAATCCAGAAGAATATTTCTTGTTCCTTAATGTAGTTGTTCGAAGTGGAAGGACTATTATTCTAATGTTACCAGCTCTACTATAATATAATGCCATAGAAAATgttgggggttgttttgttgCCACCATTAATAAGCAAGCATTTTGCACCACACACGGATTATTGGTCCATAACCATAACTTGCTTGAGAATTTTGGATGTATGTGCTTGGTCATACTAAGTATACTTTTTCTCAACAGAATTATAAAACTGGTGGACTACATTGGCTTAAAAGTAAACTTATCAACATCATCTGCGGAATTTGTCTCCCCTTCCTTGGCTCTAGCAGTTGTCAAAACCAACAGAATCCGCTCCAACCAAATGTCTTTTGCTGTCCAGGACTCAGCTGATCTCCAGGTtacaaaacacttaaaatatctgcaaatagtcaaacatttattttaaagtgtttatgGTTTTATATTTATAGGAACATgagtttgttgtttgtttatgTCCGTTTCAGGATCTAGTTCATGTTAGTTACATACTGTTTTTTAAGCCCTTCACAgtttttcccttaattttcaACTGTGTGAGTAGGAGTAAAAGAGAGCTGACTTAGCAGAAACTGGCAGAActaatgatttaattttcaaCTGTGTGAGTAGGTGTAAAAGAGTGCTGACTTAGCAGAAACTGGCAGAACTAATGAGCTGTTGGAGAGGGTGTGCTAGAACAGCAGAATGGACAGTGTTTGGCAGAATAACTTTGCCCCAAGCCCCCTGAATTATGAGTCGTTTATTCAACCACCATGACAGTGCTGAAATTTGTCATGAGTGTTGCAAGATGGCTTCATCTGTTAGAAGCAAGTAATTGTAAAGGGTTCCAAAGAAAGAACTATTATGTGTGTTGCTTGGATAATGATGCTCAGACATTTGTCACTACTGGCATCTCACCAAGAAATAAGTGCTTAGAAAGTTTGGTTGGATCCCCTTTATCTCATTCAAAACCTCCCTCctgacagagaaaataatggaCAATACCAGCCTTGGAGGCTTAAGCAAGGAGAGATGGAAAGTTTTGGACAATTTTGACACATTCTGCCtactcagagaagaaaatagcTTAATGTATCGTAAGCCATATGTAGTACTGGAACTTTTCTGTGTTACTgaaaattttataaatgtttaacatttgaattattttctattttttagcAATATATAGTGCATGAATGGGAGATGACTAGGAGGTGGTAGTGCTGACATACAGATAGTTATTTGCTGAGgaatgattttttatttcatggcaCTGgcaatgaaaatctgaaaattttcaaTAAGTATCATCTACTTCAAACTAGAGCAACAGGAGTACTTTTGTGGAATTCAGGATTTCTTTGATGGCTGTCTACACCAATGATCTCCCTAGTGGGGTTTGAGTATACCCCAGGGTGTGTACACAACAGTCCATTGCAGTGcaggaaaatgttatttatatgattaataaataaaaaatacatttttaaaagtaacttttaatcttcttaattttcttttatattttataagtTGCATAATATATTAGTAGACTAATTCATACATGTAACTTATGGATAGGTATATACTGGGGTTCATGCTCAAAAACTTTTAGGGGATGCATGATCTAAAACATTTGGAGTGTGCTGGTCTAAACAGATGAGTTAAACCACATTGTTAGGCCACTTTTGGGAGTTCACACTGTTACTCTTATTACAGCCATTCTTTCAATACTcagataatttctttctgcagtaCTACTACTGTTTCACATCTCCCAGGAACTCTGAGGTGATGATATTTGTATGTAAGGactatgtatgtatgtatgtatgacAGGAATGTTGAGAGATTTTGAACTAAGCAAAGCTCCTTGGCCTGTAAGCCCAGCACATAAAATGTGCAGCGAATAAAATGGGTGAAAGTTCAGATCCCTTTTTGTACAGTATTTAATCACTAAGCTCTTGAGGTCCCTGAATTGTAGCTTATCCAGTttacttttgtaatttttgcCAGATGATCAATAGGTTGGGATTTATGTTCTTATCTAAGAACATAAACTTAACCTACTGaacttaaaaatgtattgaCAAATAATGGCTATTTACACTTTTCCTGGATTCTGACATACTTCCTACAGGGTATAAAAATTCTTTGGCTTTGCAAACTTTCATGCTGTTTTGATCTCCCTACATAGTTACAGTTGCAGAGAGCTACCTGGCTTTTTGCTCCTCACCTTTTCCAAATCAATACAAAACACACAGTAGTGTGTTATGTCCATGTAGGGAAGTGGTTAAAACCAGATTATTTTCAATGGTAGGCAGACATGAGATAGGAtgtatttttcagtgctgtaaGTGCTATTTATGCATTGGAgcaagagaggaaagagagcagcagtgggtTTGTGACAGTAATTAAAGAGATACTTACTTTgaagttttaaactgaaaataaaccataatttttttatttggagacTGAAACAAAGCATAATcctgttgtttatttttcagatctCTCTAGGGGTTCAGAGAattcagaatttaaataatCTTGGATCAATTACACTTCCTTCATCATTGCTGAAAAATTTACCCACTGAAGAGTTGGAGTTGGCTTCTAGAATTATATTCAACTTCTTTAAAATGACCACTGTGTTCCAGGTATTTTTTGGCCCACTGTTcataagaattttaaatttaagcTTAGAGCAAAAtatgaatggattttttttccccacaaaacacattttgaaactTCTCACTTAAAGAGTAATTATTCTTGTCCAGTGCTTGTTCCAGATAGTAAATGACCTTGTGGGTGCTGTACTCTAGTATTGTTTCctttaagattttaaaatctggGACTTTTATTGTCATTCCAGGATGTGTCCTTGAAGAATGCATCTTTAATCAGCGGTGTTATATCATCAAGTGTTGCTAACCTCACAATTAGCAACTTAAGGGCAAATGTTACTGTCATTTTGCAGAATATCAAGCCTAATCAggtaaaatttacattttgggAGACTTGAAGTACAGTTTTGTTGCCTCCACTGAAGTTGTTGTAGTGGAAACGTTTTACTAAGAGTACAGGTTGTTCTGCTTTACTAGTGTGGACATTTCATCTCCACCCAGACATTAAAAATCACTCCTATTTGTTTATTTACCACTGATATAAATTTTGGTTCTCAAGTAGTGTAAGGTAATTTTTCTCTATCAGAAATTCATCCAGCTTTTATCTTTCTTACTTACCCTTCTGTTATATTCTCACAAAGAATAAAAGCTCTTAGAGGGAAGACTGACAGTGTGAGTTGCTATGGTAGATGCTGCAGTCATGACATATGTGGATGTTGCATGGccagaaaataagtattttttcttaGGGGAACTGAAACACAGGATTGTGTCATCTGGAAGTATTAGGATTTTTACATACCATCCCTTTCTAAAAGGAACATCAAGGATTAAAGTCTTCTATCTCATATCTTAAGAGAGTTTAAAATACTCAGTTATTATGAAGTGAAAAATGTAGGAATTCTGCCAATGCACCTGGAGCTTTTTTCAGGAGCTGGCTCAGTGGCATCTTTACTTGTTTTGACTTATTAttaagttttgaaaaaaaactgtAGAAGTATTGGTATTTATAGCAATATAGTGTATTTCTGCTGTTGTTTATAGAATTTGCATATGTGGGGGAAAATCTATGTGTAAATATTTAACATTGTGATAGTAGGAAGTGATCAAATGTTTGCaaatgaaaaggtttttccttttctgtgtggTCATGACTTCAAAAGTTACAAAGtctggaaggagaagaaatccCAGGAATTTATATGGTGAAAGAGTATTCAAAAGGTTCTACCAGGAACAGAATCTTTGCATAAGCACAAGAGCTAGCTCCTGCCTGGTGACTTAAaatttttcagcatatttttgCATGCAGTTTGCAATATTAATCCTTTTATACacctaaattaattttgttttctcgtAGAACAGGCATATTTACTGTATACCGTGTTTATTCTTCTCTGAATTTTGTAGATCATTCATAAATCATTTGATCTGAACTCACAGTTTAGTAAGCTGTTTtcgtttttttttctttttacttctaaACAGGATAATTCAACGGTTAGATGTGTTTTTTGGGACTTTAATAAAAATGGTAAGTACTTGAGATCATCCAAGATGCTATGCTGTTTTAGCTATGTTAATTCATGTTAATATAAATGAAGGCTTTTATGAAtaacaaagctgctttttttaaCAGGTGGACATGGAGGCTGGTCATATGAAGGTTGCACAGTTAAAGAAAGCAGAGTAAATGAAACAGTCTGTTCATGCAACCATCTCAcaagttttgctgttttgatggtaattgttttaaaaattatgcaatCCTACACTTGTTCAAGAACACATTTAACCTTGAGTTGTCTTAAGCCCGTGAAGACCCAATAAGCTCATACAActtaataaataatattcagattttattcACTTTAGTGTTAATATGGATAGCCATGCAATTAGTCACATGCTTAAGGTCCTTGTTGAATGGGAGTCCATGGgttctgctggggaaaaaaaaaatcttgatgtGCTGCAGCTTTTACATTTAGGCAGCTTTTTATACtctaggaaataaaatttaggaAATCAAATTTAAAACAGGTTTTTAATCAAATGGGTTTTCATGATTAGAGTCATAGAAGTATAAAATAATATCTCAAGTTGAAAGGGACCCAAAAGGATCATGGagtcccagctccctgctctttACAAGACTagaatggctttttttttaatctaaccTTTTATAAGAGCCATGATGAAAAGAATGCCgtcctttttttatttatgagtGTAGAGGGAAAAGTgcagtttgatttattttggtgggtttttaatctttttccattaaataaacCTGTTATCTGAAAATaacttctgtttctgttctaGGACTTGTATGGAAATATTCCTTTGAATCCTACACAAGAATTGGTACTGACTTTTATATCGTATATAGGCTGCGGCCtctctgcaatttttctttctgttactCTTGTGACCTACATAGCCTTTGAGTAAGTACCCATTCAGCTGAGCTCCCATTGTTCTTCAGTTGTGATAGATTATAATCTTCACTGAGAAATCCTTTTCAATAGTTATGGATTCTGTCTCCACAAATAATGCACAGATTTGGCCAGTTCACCAGGAAGGTGTTGATTCAGTCTTCAGAAACGTTAATCTTATGAAAAAGTGAATTATCATGAAGCTCTAGGCAGTAAGAAGTGAAGAAGTAGCACTCTGAAGTGTTTTATAATGCCTTATCGTAATAGAAGTGTAAGGAATGTATTTAAGATACAACATAGAAAAAGAAGTGCataattttagcatttttaaaagcatttgtattctttctttattctctCATTATTCTAAGATTGGGACTTGTCTCTGTGAAGGTTTCAGACACCCAGTCAAAAGCTTGATCTAGTTTAGCAATAAGGAACAGACATGTTTTGGGCAGCAATGTAACAAGAAGTTCAACATACAgtgtaaaaaaatcccaaaatgtgGTACTAAACACTTTGACTCCAAGTTACTGTTTGTATTTATGTAACCTTTTCTAAAAAACCTTATATATACAGACCATTAATTTGGAAGTATGTTGTAAATTATTGTCTCTGTGTATAAATGCAACACATGAAACATTGTATatgaatgaaaatgtaaaattttttttccagggactgcaggagaggaaataaACCGAGGATCCACGGAGAGCTGATGTCATCTCAcgaaattgcttttttttttttaggaaaatcCGGAGAGACTACCCCTCCAAAATACTTAttcagctgtgtgctgcattACTTCTACTCAACTTAGTTTTTCTTCTTGACTCGTGGATTGCACTGTATGATACACGAGGCCTATGCATTGCAGTTGCAGTATTTCTTCACTATTTCCTCTTGGTTTCCTTCACCTGGATGGGCCTGGAAGCTTTCCACATGTACCTGGCCCTGGTGAAAGTCTTTAACACCTACGTACGGAAATACATTCTTAAATTTTGTGCTGTTGGTTGGGGTAcgtattttttttccttttttattctaaatAGATAATTCCTCGTATCAAGTATTTCTGTGAATGTGGCACAGGTCAGATATGAAAAATTGGCAATCATTAAATGTTGTGAAATATCTTAAACCTTTCTGAGGCATGGAGTCCCCTCAGCTGCAGAACTGAAGCTTCTGCAGTGCAAAGGGATAATAAATTTTCCTTGTGCTAGTAAAATAGAACCAATTTCGAATGTGAATGCTTCTATTATTTTGAGAATAAATGCCAAAAAGTATATATATTCTATTTCTGGAATAGCACTGTTGCtaacaaaaagcagcaaaattaaatCTAACTGGATAGAAGATGAAGAGATTCTGGGCCTTCTTTATTTCCTATTTGTTTCTTAAAGCATGtgtgggaaagaaaatcagTCATCCTGTAAGTGATATTTTGAATCAGTTTGAAGACTGATGGTATTTGTTGGTTTATTCAGAACGTTTTGGAGCTGACTGTGGAGGACTCCTCTTGTTTCTTTGCAAGTTGTGCTCCTGAGCAATTAGAACACTGCAATTTTTCAGACAGCTAGTAGTCAGCAGAATTCAACAGCCAAATTTCAGAAACAAGTTGTAGATTTTgtagaaaaatataataatttaaagtCATCATAATACTGTCTGTGTTAGGATTTTTATGTATGTGTTTGGTCATAATCTTTTAGGGTTACCAGCAGTAGTTGTGTCCATTGTGTTGGCAGTATCACCGGATAATTATGGACTTATAACCACTGGAAAGGTTTCAATAAATGGACCTGATGAATTGTGAGTTAAAGGGAGGTTCTTTGGGGGAGATGAGGGTGGCGGTTGGAGGGAGGTCCtacaaattgcttttctttaaagtaaaCGGGAGGAAGGCAAGGAGACAATAGCAGTGCTTGAAATGGTATAACTCTACAGTATCTCATGTGTATTAGAGTTATTGCCTGTATGAAGGCTCATATCCTTTGGccaaaaaacccacttttttttgtaaaaaggcaaaaatggtTTGCATGTGCAACAAACTACAAGTTTTTCTTATGTTTATTTCACTTAATTTCTGTTACCGATAATGTTTGACAGACTGTTCTTTTGTTCTAGCTGCTGGATCAAAAATAGAATTGTCTTCTATATTACTGCTGTGGGATACTTTTGCCTGATATTCCTGATCAATATCAGCATGTTCATTGTTGTGCTGATCCAGCTCTGCCGtatcaaaaagaagaaacaactCGGTGCTCAAAGGAAAACCAGTATCCAAGACCTTCGGAGTGTTGCTGGCCTCACATTCTTGTTGGGAATTACTTGGGGGTTTGCTTTCTTCACAGTAAATGAGGTATTTACTTACCTCTTTACTATTTTCAACACTTTGCAAGGTAAGTTTGTCCTCCATGTAACAGCTTCCTGTGTATAACAAAccaaacattttgaaatgtcattttcttgATTCAGCAGTAAAAATTTAACTTTGATATGTGCAGTATCCTATTAATTATATTAGAGATGAAATGATACTGCTTTACAGTAATCTTAAATTGCAGCTTTGTTATGATAAGGTACAGAGAAACTAGATACTATTTATATAGGCATGGTATATTTATAAATGTTGCCATTTTAGAAGTGTGTGCAAACTAGATATCCCTGAAATGGTCACAGTCACTAATAAACAGATGAATTTTGAATACGCAGTTACTCTAAGTGTTCACCTTATAATGCAATTAATGTAGTGAAAATGGTATAATTTCTTCAGTTCCCCTAAGGCTTCAGGGGGAGGTTTGACATTCAGCAAAGGGTCATTGAGACAGGCAAGGCTGCAACATCTAAAAGTTAGTGACCCAACTCTTTAAACATGGCCTATATAGTACTTAAGAACATGTGGGAAGTGGATATGAAAACAGGAAGTTTTGCAAAGGCCAGGGTGCTACTGGACATATCTGAAAGCAGAGTTGCTGCAAAgacttttatataaaatataaatataggaGATATTGTGGCTGTCCACGGTGTCCTAAATATACCTGAACTGCCCTTCTCAAGTTTGGATCCAAACTTCTGCTTGAATGGCACTTAGATGACTGGCTGAATAATTTCCCAGGCAGactaaaacaatgaaaatttcAGTTCGGTGTGTACACCTCTCCCCTGTTTGATGTGTTGATTTGCTATTATTCACTATTCATTCTAAACCTAATACAACTGTTTCCCATTGCAGGTTGGAAACTGTGCAAAGACTGTGTGCCACTTTACCTTAAAGGGGGGAAATGTGATGAAATTTTTAGCAGGGAGAGTTAGATGCCACCCTGTGTCAGTTAGTAGTGAATGAGAAGTAGACAAAGAGACTGTAATGTGGCGCTGGTTGGTGATGGGATGTGCACCATCCCttctagaaaatatttggaatcGTGGTAAAGGGAGTaccatttattattattttagatatgaattattttctttgtatgaaTGCTCAAAATTTGTAGCATTGGTGGTAACAGGTTATCTGCTAGTAAAAGATGTAACACAGTCACCCCATGTGCTACGGAAGCTTCATAGTCTGACTGTGGTATCACACCCTCTCTTTGACATTGCTTTGAGttcttttccaaaagcattaAGTAAATTTCAAGATCAacagaatttttccatttttatttgatAGAAGGAAACTTTACACACTTCATACATTTGGttgtatttgttgttttttcttttatgtgatTCCTGTAATCTATGTAAGGAAAAAGTGCTCTGTAATGTTCAGAGTTGTAAACTTTTTCAGCAAAGAAAGGTGTCATTactttttattagaaatttaaaatgaatgaaagaaaagcaaaacattgtTCATCAGGAAGTAGTAAAAGTGAATTTTGCAACAGTCTTTTATGTTACTGCTTTGCAGGgttcttcattttcatcttctACTGTGTAACAAAGGAGAATGTCCGTAAACAGTGGAGAAGATATCTTTGTTGTGG carries:
- the ADGRG2 gene encoding adhesion G-protein coupled receptor G2 isoform X2, which gives rise to MRMVAWGKQHCCVGRVQDIFLRFRVIQAVLLLQLFLATASKVETTATLPSRKITDSEESAATTTFDMSSEETTQSTESLTTTDYYSTTAPAGETIVCNVTRVCNYSVFYVGKVKLRASEESNASLNVEIINNITTHNQVKKLIEIPAHTPQELSISEFNKTLQAISESSVMECSAENQSTHCKFIMKLAERENISSLTEKAKISQLDQCCCSSLKYCSLTAEELQIYTIQVPPHFIWVPSPHSPSLSKKTFFKSNSISPTILSAKKGPTIRPLIAPVTEHYFSGTLSISPFTNLISENSMSLTSVTTTRSSSESLAQPTMPTFSSKTSNESITVPIPATKSVTNTAFSIKSDAAHLNKTFTLPSPSVGFTKHPSLSSSEPHKLPIVNGHLEAITTSVAQIPPATSKSISGHKNVSTVPIDPLTPFTPTISPVNHSVSASRPHSTADGHGTPGKTLSATTNITSVHTTMSVATAEQIVSKIENDIAAGKIEPKDVERMVSEVSSILAASQPLPPRISNRIIKLVDYIGLKVNLSTSSAEFVSPSLALAVVKTNRIRSNQMSFAVQDSADLQISLGVQRIQNLNNLGSITLPSSLLKNLPTEELELASRIIFNFFKMTTVFQDVSLKNASLISGVISSSVANLTISNLRANVTVILQNIKPNQDNSTVRCVFWDFNKNGGHGGWSYEGCTVKESRVNETVCSCNHLTSFAVLMDLYGNIPLNPTQELVLTFISYIGCGLSAIFLSVTLVTYIAFEKIRRDYPSKILIQLCAALLLLNLVFLLDSWIALYDTRGLCIAVAVFLHYFLLVSFTWMGLEAFHMYLALVKVFNTYVRKYILKFCAVGWGLPAVVVSIVLAVSPDNYGLITTGKVSINGPDEFCWIKNRIVFYITAVGYFCLIFLINISMFIVVLIQLCRIKKKKQLGAQRKTSIQDLRSVAGLTFLLGITWGFAFFTVNEVFTYLFTIFNTLQGFFIFIFYCVTKENVRKQWRRYLCCGKFRLAENSDWSRTATNGLKKQTVNQGVSSSSNSLQSNSNSTNSTTLLMNNDYSVHANGNGHLSSEKNGVCFTVQNGDVCLHDFSGKQLVFQDKDDTGSQESQISHRRTSKRGSLSSMEKM
- the ADGRG2 gene encoding adhesion G-protein coupled receptor G2 isoform X1; the encoded protein is MVAWGKQHCCVGRVQDIFLRFRVIQAVLLLQLFLATASKDQEDFLGRYKAVFKTACEDPWSMSSRISLHPLKEFLVCVHLKLYSSNSLWTAFVYAEKTLHTNLSANKYDLGLTGDRDKLKIWLFGKQINTSVKLRKNTWNQICIQWKSDNEEMKVFINGTEKSHKKLNGKVNLPGKGQFLLGCSKLQGTAASSHRGMTGELYLFRMWDKANITQSEDCQDSGVIRWRKEDWTYNTTIEEDNSLPCVETTATLPSRKITDSEESAATTTFDMSSEETTQSTESLTTTDYYSTTAPAGETIVCNVTRVCNYSVFYVGKVKLRASEESNASLNVEIINNITTHNQVKKLIEIPAHTPQELSISEFNKTLQAISESSVMECSAENQSTHCKFIMKLAERENISSLTEKAKISQLDQCCCSSLKYCSLTAEELQIYTIQVPPHFIWVPSPHSPSLSKKTFFKSNSISPTILSAKKGPTIRPLIAPVTEHYFSGTLSISPFTNLISENSMSLTSVTTTRSSSESLAQPTMPTFSSKTSNESITVPIPATKSVTNTAFSIKSDAAHLNKTFTLPSPSVGFTKHPSLSSSEPHKLPIVNGHLEAITTSVAQIPPATSKSISGHKNVSTVPIDPLTPFTPTISPVNHSVSASRPHSTADGHGTPGKTLSATTNITSVHTTMSVATAEQIVSKIENDIAAGKIEPKDVERMVSEVSSILAASQPLPPRISNRIIKLVDYIGLKVNLSTSSAEFVSPSLALAVVKTNRIRSNQMSFAVQDSADLQISLGVQRIQNLNNLGSITLPSSLLKNLPTEELELASRIIFNFFKMTTVFQDVSLKNASLISGVISSSVANLTISNLRANVTVILQNIKPNQDNSTVRCVFWDFNKNGGHGGWSYEGCTVKESRVNETVCSCNHLTSFAVLMDLYGNIPLNPTQELVLTFISYIGCGLSAIFLSVTLVTYIAFEKIRRDYPSKILIQLCAALLLLNLVFLLDSWIALYDTRGLCIAVAVFLHYFLLVSFTWMGLEAFHMYLALVKVFNTYVRKYILKFCAVGWGLPAVVVSIVLAVSPDNYGLITTGKVSINGPDEFCWIKNRIVFYITAVGYFCLIFLINISMFIVVLIQLCRIKKKKQLGAQRKTSIQDLRSVAGLTFLLGITWGFAFFTVNEVFTYLFTIFNTLQGFFIFIFYCVTKENVRKQWRRYLCCGKFRLAENSDWSRTATNGLKKQTVNQGVSSSSNSLQSNSNSTNSTTLLMNNDYSVHANGNGHLSSEKNGVCFTVQNGDVCLHDFSGKQLVFQDKDDTGSQESQISHRRTSKRGSLSSMEKM